The following proteins are co-located in the Abditibacteriaceae bacterium genome:
- a CDS encoding lactate utilization protein, whose amino-acid sequence MRETTGGQFGARDALLQKIRRALQVPAPHPGKPHGASHQGVKPNESVEAGAVSRGEEPAQSGLHAPIKAGSEKVEGEATTKTNVLQTLTVFQSDSEWKQWLPPTGENWDDWSKLFATNAASLSAEFYLLDSVEELPAALQKLATESSWTNVAFHDDELVTDAAQSLGLPLVETKRGYDRDALMACEAGISSCDALVAQTGSVLLNARRSGGRALSVLVPHHVVIARREQLVPDLPTAFALLHGVYGETWPSLITFITGPSRTGDIERILVLGAHGPKRLTIFVV is encoded by the coding sequence ATGAGGGAGACAACCGGCGGACAATTCGGTGCACGCGATGCGTTGCTTCAAAAAATCCGGCGCGCGCTGCAAGTTCCTGCGCCGCATCCGGGCAAGCCACATGGCGCATCTCATCAAGGTGTGAAGCCTAATGAATCGGTAGAAGCCGGGGCGGTTTCGCGTGGCGAAGAACCGGCGCAAAGCGGTTTGCACGCGCCGATTAAAGCAGGCAGCGAGAAAGTCGAAGGCGAAGCGACAACCAAAACGAACGTGTTGCAAACGCTGACGGTTTTTCAAAGCGATTCAGAATGGAAGCAATGGCTACCGCCGACCGGCGAGAATTGGGACGATTGGTCGAAGTTATTTGCCACCAATGCCGCATCGCTCAGTGCCGAGTTCTATTTGCTCGACAGCGTCGAAGAATTACCTGCGGCGTTGCAGAAACTGGCAACGGAAAGCAGCTGGACAAACGTCGCGTTTCACGACGACGAATTGGTAACCGACGCAGCGCAATCGCTTGGCTTGCCACTTGTCGAAACCAAACGCGGCTACGACCGCGACGCCCTCATGGCATGCGAAGCCGGAATTTCTTCGTGCGATGCGCTGGTTGCACAAACCGGCAGCGTCTTGCTCAACGCGCGGCGTTCCGGTGGGCGGGCGCTTTCGGTTCTGGTTCCGCATCACGTTGTTATCGCGCGGCGCGAACAGCTTGTGCCCGATTTACCAACAGCATTCGCGTTATTGCACGGCGTTTACGGCGAAACATGGCCAAGCCTTATCACGTTTATCACCGGCCCCAGCCGCACCGGCGACATCGAACGTATTCTGGTTCTGGGCGCACACGGCCCGAAACGCCTCACGATTTTTGTCGTGTAA
- a CDS encoding LutB/LldF family L-lactate oxidation iron-sulfur protein has product MSIATTENREHTHTEPARKQFKHDAHTMTHDLRHRALIQKALGGYYLKRDEQKAKFTSWADARQAASERKWEAVNNLGTYLDQFAQTIASRGAHVHWAEDDQQARDTIIEICKKHGAKVIKSKTMTSEEIHLNAALEKEGFEVVESDLGEYIMQLLGEAPYHFVFPSMHLTRGEVSDVFEKKLGTAPADTPEELTMIARDVMRDKYLRADVGITGANFAVAREGCLSITENEGNARLTMSLPRVHIALIGIEKVLPTLDDLALFLPLLATAGAGQALTGYNTMIFGPREDDESDGPEELHVVLLDNGRTTLLADPEQRDALHCIRCGACLNVCPIFKNVGGHAYGTTYQGPIGSVITPHLRGLQEWKHLSGASSLCGACTEACPVKIDLAHHLLQNRRNAAEEKPAATESAAWRGFAFMMTRPSLYRTALKLGRIFQPFHGLVRRTKLDPILPWSKSRALPKLAPKSFHEQWAERQKENR; this is encoded by the coding sequence ATGAGCATCGCAACAACGGAAAACCGCGAACACACGCACACCGAACCGGCTCGCAAACAGTTCAAGCACGACGCGCACACCATGACGCACGATTTGCGTCATCGCGCGTTAATTCAAAAAGCGCTCGGCGGCTACTATCTCAAGCGCGACGAGCAGAAAGCCAAGTTCACCTCGTGGGCCGACGCGCGCCAGGCCGCTTCCGAACGCAAATGGGAAGCGGTTAATAATCTCGGGACGTATCTCGACCAGTTCGCGCAAACCATCGCATCGCGCGGCGCGCACGTCCATTGGGCCGAAGACGACCAGCAGGCGCGCGATACCATCATCGAGATTTGCAAAAAACACGGCGCGAAAGTCATCAAATCGAAGACGATGACGAGCGAAGAAATTCACCTCAACGCCGCATTAGAAAAAGAAGGCTTTGAAGTCGTCGAGTCCGATTTGGGCGAATACATCATGCAGCTCTTGGGCGAAGCGCCGTATCACTTCGTTTTTCCTTCGATGCATCTGACGCGCGGCGAAGTGAGCGATGTGTTTGAAAAGAAACTCGGCACCGCGCCCGCCGATACGCCCGAAGAACTGACGATGATCGCGCGCGACGTGATGCGCGATAAATATCTGCGCGCCGATGTCGGCATCACCGGCGCCAACTTCGCTGTTGCTCGCGAAGGCTGCCTTTCGATTACCGAAAACGAAGGCAACGCGCGTTTAACAATGAGCCTGCCGCGTGTTCACATTGCGCTCATCGGTATCGAAAAGGTGCTGCCCACGTTGGACGATTTAGCGCTCTTTCTTCCGCTTCTGGCAACCGCTGGAGCAGGGCAGGCGCTGACGGGCTACAACACGATGATTTTCGGCCCGCGTGAGGACGACGAAAGCGATGGCCCTGAAGAACTGCACGTCGTCTTGCTCGATAACGGTCGCACCACCTTGCTCGCCGACCCCGAACAGCGCGACGCCTTGCATTGTATTCGCTGCGGCGCGTGTCTTAATGTCTGCCCGATTTTCAAGAACGTCGGCGGCCATGCCTATGGCACAACATATCAAGGCCCAATCGGCAGCGTGATTACGCCGCATCTGCGTGGGCTGCAAGAATGGAAGCACCTTTCGGGCGCAAGTTCGCTGTGCGGCGCTTGCACCGAAGCGTGTCCGGTGAAAATCGACCTCGCGCATCACCTGTTGCAAAACCGCCGCAACGCCGCCGAAGAAAAACCGGCAGCAACTGAAAGCGCCGCGTGGCGTGGCTTCGCGTTTATGATGACGCGGCCTTCGCTGTATCGAACCGCGTTAAAATTGGGCCGCATTTTTCAGCCGTTTCACGGCCTCGTGCGCCGCACCAAACTCGACCCGATTTTGCCCTGGTCGAAGTCGCGCGCCTTGCCCAAACTCGCGCCGAAATCGTTTCATGAACAATGGGCCGAACGTCAAAAGGAGAACCGATGA
- a CDS encoding (Fe-S)-binding protein, with the protein MKISLFVPCYQDAIYPEAAMSVATVLERLGHTIQTHPQITCCGQPSFNSGYWEQARPVARNVLQELRDAEAVVVPSGSCGAMMKVFYPQLFAGQPEEKDAAALTPRVFEFSEFLVSKLGVSDVGARFPHKVTFHDGCHGLRELGVVSQPRTLLENVRDLELVEMNEAQTCCGFGGAFSVKFSDISTAMGEVKCDSAVQTGAEYLVSNDSSCLMHIEGMLKRQRRKMPCLHLAQVLAQTN; encoded by the coding sequence ATGAAAATTTCGCTTTTCGTGCCCTGCTATCAGGACGCGATTTACCCCGAGGCGGCGATGAGCGTCGCAACCGTGTTGGAACGATTGGGCCACACCATTCAAACGCACCCGCAAATCACCTGTTGCGGCCAGCCTTCGTTTAACTCCGGCTACTGGGAACAAGCGCGCCCCGTCGCGCGCAACGTGCTCCAAGAACTGCGCGACGCCGAAGCGGTTGTTGTTCCCTCGGGCTCGTGCGGCGCGATGATGAAAGTGTTTTATCCGCAGCTTTTCGCCGGACAGCCCGAAGAAAAAGATGCCGCTGCACTCACGCCGCGTGTCTTTGAATTTTCTGAATTCCTCGTTTCCAAACTCGGCGTTTCCGATGTCGGCGCGCGCTTTCCTCATAAAGTGACCTTTCACGATGGCTGTCACGGCTTGCGCGAATTGGGCGTTGTTTCGCAGCCGCGCACGCTTTTGGAAAACGTGCGCGATTTGGAACTGGTCGAAATGAACGAAGCGCAAACCTGCTGCGGTTTCGGCGGCGCGTTCTCGGTGAAGTTCAGCGATATTTCGACCGCAATGGGCGAAGTGAAGTGCGATTCGGCGGTGCAGACTGGCGCAGAATACCTGGTTTCCAACGATTCGAGTTGCCTGATGCACATCGAAGGAATGCTGAAGCGGCAGCGTCGCAAAATGCCCTGTCTTCACCTCGCGCAAGTGCTGGCGCAAACCAACTAA
- a CDS encoding PQQ-dependent sugar dehydrogenase yields the protein MHAKRTSHFFLSALSLTLLPAVASAQEQTVAPAPQTYATADNATNFRVETVATGLEIPWAMAFTPDGRLFVTERPGRLRVIANGVLQEKPVAEFPEVQNARETGLMGLALHPRFAQNRWLYVAYAYQGKERFVRVERFRETADGLTERKTIIEDIPAANYHAGCRIKFGPDGKLYITTGDATAGSYAQRLDSLHGKTLRVNDDGSIPGDNPFARVAGARAEIFSYGHRNSQGLDWQPWTGRQFQTEHGPTSILDGIDFIYANGGGDEVNIVEAGRNYGWPVIHHERRRSFMETPLLEYTPAVAPGGATFYRGTTFPQWSGNFFFANLKDKSLVRLVLNGSRVVSQETLIKGEFGRLRDVAEGPDGALYICTSNRDPYGKPSPEDDRILRIVPVK from the coding sequence ATGCACGCAAAACGCACTTCTCATTTCTTCCTCTCGGCGCTTTCCCTCACGCTTCTGCCCGCCGTTGCTTCGGCTCAAGAACAAACAGTCGCGCCCGCGCCACAAACCTACGCCACAGCCGACAACGCCACCAACTTCCGCGTGGAAACCGTTGCAACCGGCTTAGAAATTCCGTGGGCGATGGCGTTCACGCCCGATGGCCGCTTGTTCGTCACCGAACGGCCCGGACGGTTGCGCGTGATTGCCAACGGCGTCTTGCAGGAAAAGCCCGTCGCCGAATTTCCTGAAGTGCAGAACGCGCGCGAAACCGGATTAATGGGCTTGGCTTTGCATCCACGTTTCGCGCAAAACCGCTGGCTGTATGTAGCGTATGCGTATCAGGGCAAAGAGCGTTTTGTGCGCGTCGAACGATTCCGCGAAACAGCCGATGGCTTAACCGAACGCAAAACGATCATCGAAGATATTCCCGCCGCAAATTATCACGCCGGTTGCCGCATTAAATTCGGGCCGGACGGCAAGCTTTACATCACCACCGGCGACGCTACAGCGGGAAGCTACGCGCAACGTCTCGATTCCTTACACGGCAAAACCCTGCGCGTCAATGATGATGGCAGCATTCCCGGCGATAATCCGTTTGCGCGTGTCGCAGGTGCGCGCGCCGAAATCTTTTCGTATGGACATCGCAACTCACAAGGTCTTGATTGGCAGCCGTGGACAGGCCGCCAGTTTCAAACCGAACACGGCCCGACTTCTATTCTCGACGGCATCGACTTTATCTACGCCAACGGTGGTGGCGACGAAGTGAATATCGTCGAAGCTGGCCGGAATTACGGCTGGCCAGTTATTCACCACGAGCGCCGCAGGAGCTTTATGGAAACGCCATTGCTGGAATACACGCCCGCCGTCGCACCGGGCGGCGCGACTTTTTATCGCGGAACCACGTTTCCACAATGGAGCGGCAACTTCTTCTTCGCCAACTTGAAAGACAAGTCGCTTGTACGCTTAGTTCTCAACGGCTCGCGAGTGGTGTCGCAAGAAACCTTGATTAAAGGCGAATTTGGCCGTTTGCGCGATGTGGCCGAAGGGCCGGACGGTGCGCTGTATATCTGCACTTCCAACCGCGACCCTTACGGCAAGCCTTCGCCCGAAGACGACCGCATCTTGCGGATTGTGCCGGTGAAATAA